The Candidatus Desulfofervidus auxilii DNA segment GAGACAAAGAAAAAGAATATGAAAGAAAATTGAGAGATTTTAGAGATCTTTATCAAGACTATAAAGAAGAAATGGAAAGAGAACAATATGAAGCCGTGCGGCCTATTTTCCAGGATATTCAGGAAATAGCTGAGAAAATTAGGAAAAAAGAAGGGTATAGTATTGTATTTGACAAAAATACTTCTGGAGTAGTTTGTTATAGTCCAGCGATAGATATAACAGAGAAAGTAATAAAACTTTATGATAAAGAATGGAGTAATAAAGAAAAAAAATAAAATAGATGAAATTATCAAAGATCGCTCAATTGCTACAGGCAGAATTGATAGGAGATAAAGATGTAGAGATTACAGGCATTGCCCCTATTGAAAAAGCGATGCCAGGAGAGATTACCTTTATCTCTAACGTAAAATACAAAAAGTATCTTCATACTACTAAGGCTAGTGCAGCTATAGTGCCTTTGGATGTTGTTTCTGCTCCTATTTCTCTAATTAAGACAGAAAATCCTTACTTGGCATATGCTCGGTTAGCAAAAGTTTTTTACAAATGGAATTATGAGTTTAAAGGCATAAGTCCCAAGGCATTTATTGGTCAGAATGTTCAATTGGGAAAAGGAGTGACTGTTTATCCTTTAGCTTACATAGATAATGAAGCACAAATAGGCTCAGGCACTATAATTTTCCCAGGTGTTTATATTGGTCCTAGAGTAAGGATTGGAAGAAAAGCCATTATTTATGCAAATGCCGTTATCTTGGCTGACTGTGAAATAGGGAATAGGGTGATTATCCATAGTGGAGCAGTAATTGGAAGTGATGGTTTTGGGTTTGCTTCAGATAGAGATGGTAAGCATATAAAAATCCCTCAATTGGGCACAGTTCAGATTGAGGATGACGTAGAGATAGGAGCTAATACTACTATTGATAGGGCTGCTTTAGGAAAAACCTTAATTAAGAAAGGGACTAAAATAGACAATTTAGTCCAAATTGCCCATAATGTTCAGATTGGGAAAGATAGTCTTATTATAGCTCAAGTAGGTATTGCTGGAAGTACTAAAATAGGCAATAAAGTTACTTTGGCAGGCCAGGTGGGGGTAGTTGGGCATGTTCATATTGGTAATCAAGCTAAAGTAGGGGCCAAAACAGGTGTGGCTAAATCAATCCCTCCTGCAACTACTGTAGCCTCAGGTGTTCCGGCCATGCCTTATCAAACTTATTTAAAAACCATGGCTGTGTTACCAAAGCTGCCTGAACTTTTGGAGAGAATAAAGCTTTTGGAAAAGGAGTTGTCTACATTAAAAGGTCTAATTGGAGATAAAAATGAAAGATAAAGAATGTGCTTTGGATATTAAAGAAATCCAGAATTTTTTACCCCATCGTTATCCTTTCTTACTGGTAGATAGGATTTTAGAAGTGAAACCTGGGGAAAAAATTATAGGGTTAAAGAATGTTACTTTTAATGAACCTTTTTTTCAAGGACATTTTCCTCAATCTCCAGTAATGCCTGGAGTTTTGGTGATAGAGGCCATGGCTCAGGTAGGTGCTATTTTGGCTTATCATTCTGCTCCTCCTGAAGTTAGAGGAAAACTTATTTATTTCGCAGCCATAGATAAGGCCCGTTTCAGAAAACCAGTAATCCCAGGAGACCAAATTATATTTGAACTGGAGATGATAAGGCAACGGGCAAAGGTATGTAAAATGAAAGGCAGAGCCCTAGTTAATGGGAAAGTAGTCGCTGAAAGCGAGTTAACTGCTGTTTTGGCAGATTAATTTATGAGCAAAATTCACCTTACAGCTATAATAGATAAACAGGCAGAAATTGCTGAGGATGTGACTATTGGTCCTTATTGTGTCATTGGGCCTAAGGTATTTATTGAACAAGAAACAGTGCTTGGTAGTCATGTAGTAATTCATTCTTACACAAAGATTGGGAAGCGATGTAATATATATTCCTTTGCTTCTATTGGAGCCCCTTCTCAAGATTTAAAATATAAGGGGAAAGAAACATGGGTGGAGATTGGCCATGATAACGTTATTAGGGAATATGTAACCATCAATCGGGGCACAGAAGGGGTCACTTTTATAGGGAATCAAAATTACTTTATGGCTTATGCACATATTGCTCATGATTGTAAGATTGGGAATCATGTCATTATGGCCAATGTGGCCACTTTAGGAGGGCATGTAGAAATAGAGGATTATGCTATTATTGGTGGTATTGTGGCCATTCATCAATTTGTAAGAATTGGTGCTTATGCCATTATAGGTGGTGGTTCCTCCACCGTAAAGGACATTCCACCTTATGTGACGGCCTCTGGTATTCGGGCTAAATTATATGGTTTGAATATAGTAGGTTTAAAACGTCAGGGATTTAGTAAAGAAGTGATTAATGCCCTAAAGAAAGCATATAAAATTCTGGTGTGTAAACCCATTACTTTAAAAGAAGCGATTAAACAGGTAAAAGAAGATTCTATTTTTTCTTTTCCAGAAGTAGTGCATTTTGTTGAATTTATAGAACATTCTCAGCGAGGAATTCCAAGAAAATGGGAGAAAAAATAGGTTTAATTGCTGGGAATGGGCAATTTCCTCTTATTTTTGCTCAAGCTGCTATAAAAGAAGGACATCAAGTGATGGCCATCGCCCATAAAGGCGAGACAAAACCAGAATTAGAAAGATATGTAAAAGAAATTCAATGGATTAGGGTAGGGCAATTGGGTAAACTTATCAAATTTTTTCAAAAAGCAGGAGTAAAAAAAGTAGTGTTAGCTGGGGGAATCAAAAAAAGGCGACTTTTTACAGAAATCTTTCCTGATTTTAAGGCCATAAGCCTGCTTAGTCGCTTAAAAAATAAACATGATGATGTAGTCCTAAGAGCCATAGCTGAAGAGTTAGAAAAAGAGGGGTTAAAAATCTATCCTTCTACTTTATACGCTCCTTCATTGCTTGCTCCCGAAGGTTGTCTTACTAAGAGAGTTCCTACTAAAGAAGAAAAAAGAGAAATTGAATTTGGATGGAAAATAGCCCGCGATATTGGCAGGTTAGATATAGGTCAGTGTGTGGTAGTAAAAAGACAAATAGTAGTAGCAGTAGAAGCAGTAGAAGGCACAGATGAAACTATCAGAAGGGGAGGGAAGTTAGCTAAAGAAGGGGCAGTGGTAATAAAAATAAGTAAGCCCCAGCAAGACTTGCGCTTTGATGTGCCAGCAGTTGGAGTGGAGACTATAAATACCATGCAGGAAGTAAAGGCTTCTGCATTGGCCATTGAGGCAGGAAAGACCTTGATGTTTGATAGAGAAAAGATGTTAGATGCCGCAGATAAAGCAGGTATTAGTGTGGTAAGTCTGAGGTGGCCATAATGTCCATTAAAGTTGGTGTAATAGGAGTAGGTTATCTTGGGCAGTATCATGCTGAAAAGTATATGGCATTGTCAGGAGCAGAACTTGTAGGGGTAATGGATATCAATCCCAAAAGGGCAGAAACCATAGCTAAACGTTGTAAATGTGAGGCATTTCCCAAACTAGAGTCCCTTTTAGATAAAGTAGAAGCAGTAAGCATAGTTGTGCCTACTCATGTTCATTTTACTGTGGCTAAAACCTGTCTGGAAACTGGCAAGCATGTGCTTTTAGAAAAACCCATGACTACTTCTTTAGAAGAGGCAGATACCCTCATTGATTTGGCCCATAAAAATAACTTAATCTTTCAAATTGGCCATTTAGAACGTTTCAATCCTGCGGTTATTGCTTTATTTCCTTATTTAGATAATCCCCTTTTTATTGAATCTCACCGCTTGGGACTCTCTTTGGAAAGAGGCACAGATGTAGATGTAATTTTGGATTTGATGATTCATGACTTAGACATTGTTTTAGCTGCTGTGCCTGCTGAGTTGGTGGAGATTCGGGCAGTAGGTGTACCTGTGGTATCAAAAAACATAGATATTGCCAATGTTCGCTTAGAATTTAGTAATGGATGTGTGGCTAATTTAACTGCTAGTCGCATTTCTACAAAGAAGATGCGTAAAATTAGATTTTTTCAAAAAGATGCCTATTTTTCTTTGGATTATGCTCAAAGAGAATTGGTCATTGTTAAAAAAGAGAGCAAAGACCTATTACCATTTTCTCATGAAGTCTTAAGATTTGAAAAAAATGACCCTTTAAAAGAAGAGATTGCCAATTTCATTCAATGTATTAAAGAAAAAAAATCGCCTGTAATATCTGGTGAACACGGGCGATATGTCCTAGCTATTGCTTTAAAAATCAATCAATGTATCCAAAAAATAAGATAAATATGCGTCTTTTTATAGTTACCGGAGAAGCTTCTGGTGACCTTCATGGGGCTAAGTTAATTGAGGCCTTACAAAAAGAAATGCCTGCCATAGAAATTTTGGGGATTGGTGGTCCTCAGATGAGAGAAGCAGGATTGAAATCTATCTATGATGTGGAGAAATTGGGAGTGGTGGGTATTACTGAGGTGCTAGGTCATTTCAAACATATCTGGTTGGCTTGGCAAAGGGCAAAAGAAGTATTATTGAACACTCCAATAGATTTATTTATTCCCATTGATTACCCAGATTTTAATTTGCGATTGGCGGCTATTGCCCAGAAGAAAAAAGTGCCTGTTTTGTATTATATTAGTCCTCAAGTTTGGGCCTGGCGAAAAAATAGGGTAAAAACCATTGCTCGCTTGGTAGATAAAATGGCCGTCATCTTACCTTTTGAAGAAAAATTTTATAAAAAGTATGGAGTGAATGTGGTTTTTGTAGGACATCCCTTATTAGATATAATGCCTTTAGAAGAAACAGAAGAAGAACCAGTTATTGGCCTTTTACCTGGAAGTCGTGTAGGAGAAATAAGGCGTATTCTTCCTATTATGCTTAAAACAGCTTCTTTAATTTATAAAAGGTCTCCTGAATTTAAGTTTATTTTGCCTGTGGCTTCTACCCTTGATATAAACTGGATAGAACAAATTATGGCTTCTAATCAGCCTGATTTTCCTCTCACCATCGTTGAGGATAATGATTATAGCTTGAGACAGCGGTGTTGCTTCTTAATTGTGGCTTCAGGCACAGCTACTTTAGAAACTGCAATTCTTTTAAAACCCTTTGTCATTGTTTACTCTCTTTCACCATGGAGCTATATACTGGGTAAAAAATTGGTGAAGGTGCCTTATATTGGGTTGGTAAATTGGGTAGCAGGTAGAAAGATTATTCCTGAGTTTATCCAACATCAAGCCAGGCCGGAATTGATTGCTCAAAAGATACTAAGTCTTCTTGCCAACTCAGAGAAATTGAGGCAGATTAAAAAAGAATTAAAGCTAGTTCGGGCAAGTTTAGGTAAATCAGGCGTAGCCGGACGGGTAGCTAGAATGGCTAAGGAGATGGTTCAAGGTAATGCAGGTTTATAAAAGACTCTTACATCTAGTAAAACCCTATTTGTCACGGTTGTTTTTAGCTATGTTCTGCATGTTAGTAGTAGCGGGGGCTACAGCGGCTACAGCCTATTTGGTCAAACCAGTCCTGGATAAAATCTTTTTTGAGAAAAACCTCCTTATGCTTAAAATACTTCCCCCACTCATTTTACTCCTTTATGCTGTAAAAGGTGTTTTCTGGTATTTTCAAACCTATCTTATGAACTATGTAGGACAACGGGTGGTTTCTGACTTAAGAGCCAAGCTTTATGCGCATATTATTGATTTACCCCTATCTTATTTCCATAGACATCCTACAGGTGTGTTAATAAGCCGTATAGTCAATGATGTTAATCTCATCCAGGGAGCGGTTTCAGGAGCAGTAACCCGATTTTTATGTGATTCTTTCACCATTTTGGGATTGACCTTTGTAGTATTTTATCGTGATTTTGTTCTGGCCCTTATTACCATGATAGTTTTCCCTATAGCCATTATGCCTGTGATTAAGATTGGTCGTAAACTGAGAAAAATAAGCACCTCTTCACAAATAGAAATGGGTGAACTTTCTGGCCTGATGCAGGAGACCTTTAGTGGGGCGCGGATTGTAAAAGCGTTTGGTATGGAAGACTATGAAAAAGAACGATTTGAGCGTGTCAATAATCGTCTTTTTCGTTGGTACATGCGGGCAGTTAAGATGCGAGGTGTTACTTCTCCTCTCATGGAATTTTTGGGAAGTATTGGCATTGCCACGGTAATTGCCTATGGTGGTTATCAGGTGATAAAGGGTGTCTCTACTCCAGGCAATTTTTTCTCTTTTATTGCCGCGGTGATGATGCTTTACCGGCCTATAAAGGGTTTAAGTAATGTTCATAATACTGTTCAGCAAGGTGTAGCTGCTGCTATTCGTGTATTTGAGGTTTTAGATACTTACTCAGAACACAAAAAAACAGAGGGTATTAAATTACCTAGGTTTTCTCAATCAATCACTTATGAAAATGTTTGGTTTAAATATGACCAGGAACAAAGTTGGGTATTAAAAGATATTAATTTAACCATTAAAAAAGGGGAGAAAGTGGCCTTGGTTGGTCCTAGTGGAGCAGGGAAAACCACCATTGTCCATCTTCTTCCTCGGTTTTATGAGCTTAAAAAAGGCAAGATTATTATAGATGGTTATGATGCCCAAGAAGTTAGTCTAGATTCTTTGCGGGCACAAATTGCCATTGTCAGCCAGGAGATGGTGCTTTTTAACGACACTATCAGGAACAACATTTATTATGGGCGTTTAGATGCCAGTGAAGAGGAAATTATAGCAGCCGCTAAGGCAGCCTATGCTTATGATTTTATTCAAAAGCTTCCAGAGGGATTTGATACTGTTATTGGTGAACGTGGGGTGAGACTCTCTGGGGGCGAACAACAACGAATTTGTATTGCTAGAGCTATTTTAAAAAATGCCCCTATCTTGATTTTGGATGAAGCTACTTCATTTTTAGATACAGAATCAGAAATGATAGTGCAAAAAGCCATGGAGAATCTATTAAAGGAACGCACTGCCTTGATAATTGCCCATCGCCTTTCTACCATCAGGAAAGCAGATAAGATTGTAGTCCTCCACAATGGCCAGATTGTTGAACAAGGGAGTCATGAGGAACTTTTAGGTAAAGGGGGGCTTTATCAAAGATTATATGAAATTCAATTCAAAGGGAAAGAAAGGGCAGATTTAGAGAGCATTGCTGACAAAGTTCAAATAAAAGCTATATGAAAAAACCATTTTTTTCTACTAAGTCGCCATCAGAAGTCTTTGAGTTATTTCCCCATTTTCCTTTGGTAGATAAAGAAAAAATTCCTTTAGAAGAAGCTAAAGGGAGGGTTCTAGCAGAAGATATAACTGCAAATGAAAATTTGCCTGGTTTTGAACGGGCCACTATGGATGGGTATGCTTTAAAGGCAGAAGATACCTTTGGTGCTTCTGAGGCCTCTCCGATTTGGTTAAACATAATTGGTGAAGTAAAAATGGGAAAAGTAACGGATTTGGTGGTAAAAAGGGGTGAAGCAGTCAAAATTGCTACCGGTGCAATGTTGCCCCAAGGAGCTAATGCCGTAATTATGGTAGAGTATACCCATATGGTAGATGAGAATACTATTGAGGTTTTTAAGCCTCTGGCCCCTTTAGAAAATGTTATCCGAGCAGATGAAGATTTTGCTAAAGGTGAACTGGTTTTGTCTTCAGGTCATAGATTACGCCCTCAAGACATAGGTGTTTTGGCCGCTTTAGGTAAAGCTCATGTTCAGGTATTTAAACAGCCCTCTGTAGCCATTATTTCTACAGGAGATGAAATAATTCCTATCACTGAGAAACCGCAACCAGGACAGGTTCGGGATGTCAATTCCTACACCCTTTATGCCTTGGTAAGAGAGGGTGGAGGAATTCCATGGCTGATGGGCATTGTGAAGGATGACTTAAATGACCTTAAAAAAGTCTGTAAATATGCCCTTGATAAATCAGATGTAGTCTTAATCTCTGGGGGAAGTTCTATTGGTATGCGTGATTTTACCTTAGAAGTCATTAACTCCTTTCCAGAAAGTCAGATTCTCTTTCATGGAGTGGCAATAAGTCCTGGTAAGCCTACTATTTTGGCCAAAATAGGCAAAAAGGCAGTTTGGGGTCTTCCAGGCCAAGTTACCTCAGCGATTATTGTGTTTTGGGTGTTTATTAAGAAATTTATTCAATGGATTGGAGGAGAAAGAGAGGCCCATTTAAAGACCTTTAACACTATGCACGCTCGAATGAGAGTTAATGTTCCTTCTGTTCAAGGCAGGGAGGATTATCTAAGGGTAAAACTTGTAGAGGAAAATGGCCAATTATGGGCTGAGCCTATTTGGGGTAAATCCGGGTTGATTAACACCTTGGTTAAAGCAAATGGTTTAGTAAAAATTGATTTAAATACAGAAGGATTAGATAAAGAAGAAATAGTGGAAGTAATTTTAATTTAGGAAAGAACTTATTGAACTATAGAAACCTTGGCAGGAATGCAAAGAAGACTTATAAAAGATTAAAGATATTTTGAAAAAAATTTTAAAAATGATATTAAGAGGTGAACAATGAGATGGATATGGGGAGGGATAGGGAGTACTATTGTGAAAAAAATAAAAGAATATTTTAATGAAGATGTAGAAATTATAACAATTATTTAAAGGCGGATATCCTTGGTTAATTACAAAATTTTATTAGAATTTTAACAAGGAGGGGAATAATGCCCAAAGTTTTGGTTGTAGATGACGAAGAGCATATTAGAATGCTCTATGAGGAGGAATTAAAATCAGAGGGGTACGAAGTAGTAACTGTAGCTACAGGACGAGGAATATTGGATTTGATAGAAAAAGAAAAACCCGATATTATCATTCTAGATATCAAAATGGTAGATTGTAATGGCCTGGATGTATTACAACAAGTGCGCAATAAATATTACAATCTTCCGGTAATTCTTTCTACTGCTTACGAAACTTATAAAAGTGACATTAAGTCTATGGCTGCTGATGCTTATGTAGTAAAGTCCTTTGATTTAACCGAACTTAAAAAGAAGATAAAGCAGTGTCTTGAGGCCAAAACCTTAGAAAAATGATTAAGACTTGCCTCCGGGAGGAGCTAGAGAGAAAGGAAAAAAGTTTCCTTTCTCTCTATGCTACTTTAAGTGCTGAAACCAAAGGGCGATTGCGAGCAGAGCCTGAATGTCCCTTACGCATGTCTTTTCAAAGGGACCGAGACAGAATTATTCATTCTAAAGCTTTTAGGAGACTCAAGCATAAAACTCAGGTTTTTCTTTCTCCTACAGGTGACCATTATCGCACTCGCTTGACTCATACTTTAGAAGTAGCCCAGATTGCCCGAACTATTGCCCGTGCATTAGCTCTAAATGAAGACCTGACTGAAGCCATTGCCTTGGGTCATGATTTAGGACATACTCCCTTTGGTCATGCAGGAGAAGAAGTTCTTAATGAGATTGTTTCAGGAGGATTTGCCCATAATGAACAAAGTCTTAGGACAGTTGATATATTAGAAAAAAACGGGCAAGGGTTAAATCTTACTTATGAAGTAAGGGATGGCATCTTGAAGCATTCAAAGGGACGTGGTGAAATCATTCCTACCAAAGAGGAAAATAAGGCTTCTACCTTAGAAGGTCAAATAGTGAGGGTAGCTGATATAATTGCCTATATCAGTCATGATGTAGAAGATGCTATAAGAGGAGGGGTTATAAAAGAAGAGGATATTCCAGAAAAATGTAAAAAGAAGTTGGGGATTACACACTCATCTCGTATAAATACTATGGTTTCTAATCTAGTTGTGGAAACAATGAAACATAACATGTGTCTTACTCTTTCAGAAGATATTTTAAATACTATGGAAATATTGAGAGAGTTCTTATTTGAATGTGTATATTTTAATCCATTAGTGCAAAAAGACTTCCAAAAGGCAAAGAGAATCGTAGCTGAACTTTATTTTAAGTTTCTGGAAGACGAAACTCTTTTTCTTCAAGAGACAGGTTTTACCTCATTTTATGATACAAAAGAACGGATGGTATGTGATTTCATTGCTGGGATGACAGATAGATACGCCCTTAATCTTTATCAGCGTCTTTTCTTACCCAAACGTTGGATGGTAATTTAATAGTGACAAGTCCTGCATTCTTTGTTATATTTCCATTTATGAAAAAATTTATTTTTTCATTAGTATTGTTTTTCTCCCTTTGTTTCCCTATTTGGGGAGAAAACATAGATATAATCTATCAAAATAATCTTTTCAGTGAAGATAGGAGTTTTCACTTACCAGAATCACAGGATACAAAAAACTCTGCCCATGGAGAAAAAAGTCAAGCCGATATTGAAAGAAAAATTAATCTTTTGGGAGTGATAATTATTGGTAATATCAAGAAAGCAATTGTGCGTTTAAGTCCATCATTTATGACCACCAGGGAAAGGGGTAAAAATATCCTTACTGTTGAAGTGGGAGATAAAATAGACAATTTTTTGATAAAAGAAATAGGAGATGGAAATCTCACTTTGGCACAAGGAGGGAGAGTTTATACTATTCCTTTAACGAAAACACCGGTAAAGCCATTACCTATCAAAAAAATACATAAATTATCAACTCCACTCTCAAAAAAATCTGAAAAGAAAACAAGGGAAATTCAAAAACTTATAAAAGAAAGAATGAGAAAAATTAAAAGATAAAAACAAAGGGGAGCAGGACAAACTGACCGCAACCATATACAAACATCGGAAATTCTTCGCCAAAAATTGTGAGGTGATAGAATGGTAGAAGAATATTCAGATGAAAAACTGGAAGAAATCCTTGATAGGGTCTATGAATGGGGCGTTGAGTTTTCCAGAAGCAAGTATTTTGAAGAATTGACTGAGGAACAGAAACAGGAGTCAGAATTTGTGGTCATGTCTTTTACAGAATACATGTATTCCTACCACGGATTATCTCCTGAAGAATGGGATGAAGACGGACTTAAAGAATGCTGTTTATACACACTACCAAGAAAGGTTACTGCAGATGAATCTTATTTTGAGTCCATAGCACCAGTGTTATCCGTATTCTTTGCTTTTCTAAGCGAAAAGAACTTGTTGAAAAACGCCTCAAAGCTTATAAAAAGGTTATAAAAAAATTGATAAGCAGATTGTAAGAAGTGCAAGAGATCCAAGAAATTGGGAGATAGCAAAATCAATTGCCATGGCTGCAAAGGATGCGGGAGTTGATATAACCAATGAGAAAGAGATGCGGAAATTCATAGCGCTTTATAACATGCAACAACTTGCAAAGTTAGAAAGAGATAAAAGTAAAACCTCCCAAACCAAATCTAAAGAAGAAATGATCCTTGCCCCTGCGGTAGCGGTAAGAAGTATAAGAAATGCTGTGGTCGATGATATAGTCATAAATTCTAAAATCAGGCTCGGAACATCCGATAACAGAGCATATCCGACTTCGCTAACGCTCCATCCAAATTCCTCGCTTCGCTTGGAACTTCAGATACGCTCGGACCGTCAGGCGACATCCTTTAAATAGGAAAAGACAGATGAAATAGCAAGGAGGTGAAAATAAAATCATGTATGAGAAGGAAATCAAGCTGAAAATAAGGGAACTTCCTGAGGATTTAAGGAGAGAGGTTTTAGATTATATAGAGTTCTTGCTGAGGAAATACAAGAGTGGAGAAATCGAGGCAAGAAAATTTAAGTTTGACTGGGAAGGTGGGTTATCAGAGATACGAGAGAAATTTTCTTCTGTTGAGTTGCAACATAAAGCTCTGGAGTGGAGATAATGTTTTTAGTGGATACAAATGTATTTTTGGAGATCCTCCTCAAGCGGGATAAGAAAGAAGATTGCAAGAAGTTCTTGGATAATAGTATTGGGAATCTCAATATAACAGATTTTTCCTTACACTCCATTGGTGTAATCCTTTTCAGATATGGCAAAGAGGAGGTTTTTCGGAAATTTGTTGAAGATATTATGCCCAACATCAAACCCCTTTCATTACCAATGGAACTGTATAGAGAAGTTGTAAACGTCAGAAAAAGCCTGAATTTAGATTTTGATGACGCTTATCAGTATAGCGTGGCTAAATATTATGGATTGAAAGTTGTTACAATGGACAGGGATTTTGAGAGGATAAAGGATTTAAAGATTCTATTTTTATAAGACGTCGCCTAACAGGAGGATATGTGGCTTCGCCTTCGGCTGCGCCCAAATTTGCTCCGCTCACGCTCCGCAAATTTCACATATCCCCGAAACGTCAGAGTGTGTAAAAAGTCAAAAAGTCTAATTAAGGGTCGCAAAAAGTGGGAGAAAGAGGTAAAATACTGATAGAAAGTGGTTTAGTAAACCCAATTTGTAATCAAATAATGTGGAATAATGGAAAGGTAAAATTTTAAAAATACTTGTCACACAATCTGACGTCAGGCGAAATTTCTTAATAATTGTAATCAAATTTATTATTAGTAGAAGGAGGCGGTAACAATGGAAATGAAAGTGAAGGATTTAACGGTTGGAGAATTGAAGTCTTTGATATCAGATACAATCAAAGAAAGTCTTGAAGATTTAGTTGAGGATATAGTGGCACTTTCAAGTGAGGAGTATCTACGCTCAATTGAAGAAGCGAGAACTGATTATAAAAAGGGTAGAATAAAATATCTTGAGGAAATCTCTGATGTATAGGGTAATATTCACCCAAAGAGCACTGAAAGACTGGAAAAACCTTGATAAAGAGACCCAAGATAGAATTGCTATGAAACTAAAGGAATTTGCTAAAGAACCTTTTAGATATGCTAGAAAATTGATACACCCTAAAATAGGAACCTACAGATT contains these protein-coding regions:
- the glp gene encoding gephyrin-like molybdotransferase Glp, encoding MKKPFFSTKSPSEVFELFPHFPLVDKEKIPLEEAKGRVLAEDITANENLPGFERATMDGYALKAEDTFGASEASPIWLNIIGEVKMGKVTDLVVKRGEAVKIATGAMLPQGANAVIMVEYTHMVDENTIEVFKPLAPLENVIRADEDFAKGELVLSSGHRLRPQDIGVLAALGKAHVQVFKQPSVAIISTGDEIIPITEKPQPGQVRDVNSYTLYALVREGGGIPWLMGIVKDDLNDLKKVCKYALDKSDVVLISGGSSIGMRDFTLEVINSFPESQILFHGVAISPGKPTILAKIGKKAVWGLPGQVTSAIIVFWVFIKKFIQWIGGEREAHLKTFNTMHARMRVNVPSVQGREDYLRVKLVEENGQLWAEPIWGKSGLINTLVKANGLVKIDLNTEGLDKEEIVEVILI
- a CDS encoding response regulator, whose amino-acid sequence is MPKVLVVDDEEHIRMLYEEELKSEGYEVVTVATGRGILDLIEKEKPDIIILDIKMVDCNGLDVLQQVRNKYYNLPVILSTAYETYKSDIKSMAADAYVVKSFDLTELKKKIKQCLEAKTLEK
- a CDS encoding deoxyguanosinetriphosphate triphosphohydrolase, encoding MIKTCLREELERKEKSFLSLYATLSAETKGRLRAEPECPLRMSFQRDRDRIIHSKAFRRLKHKTQVFLSPTGDHYRTRLTHTLEVAQIARTIARALALNEDLTEAIALGHDLGHTPFGHAGEEVLNEIVSGGFAHNEQSLRTVDILEKNGQGLNLTYEVRDGILKHSKGRGEIIPTKEENKASTLEGQIVRVADIIAYISHDVEDAIRGGVIKEEDIPEKCKKKLGITHSSRINTMVSNLVVETMKHNMCLTLSEDILNTMEILREFLFECVYFNPLVQKDFQKAKRIVAELYFKFLEDETLFLQETGFTSFYDTKERMVCDFIAGMTDRYALNLYQRLFLPKRWMVI
- a CDS encoding DUF2281 domain-containing protein; translated protein: MYEKEIKLKIRELPEDLRREVLDYIEFLLRKYKSGEIEARKFKFDWEGGLSEIREKFSSVELQHKALEWR
- a CDS encoding type II toxin-antitoxin system VapC family toxin, with the translated sequence MFLVDTNVFLEILLKRDKKEDCKKFLDNSIGNLNITDFSLHSIGVILFRYGKEEVFRKFVEDIMPNIKPLSLPMELYREVVNVRKSLNLDFDDAYQYSVAKYYGLKVVTMDRDFERIKDLKILFL
- a CDS encoding type II toxin-antitoxin system RelE family toxin, producing the protein MYRVIFTQRALKDWKNLDKETQDRIAMKLKEFAKEPFRYARKLIHPKIGTYRFRIGDYRVIFDIDDDNIVILRIGHRKSIYK